In a genomic window of Quercus lobata isolate SW786 chromosome 4, ValleyOak3.0 Primary Assembly, whole genome shotgun sequence:
- the LOC115983533 gene encoding cilia- and flagella-associated protein 20 codes for MFKNTFQSGFLSILYSLGSKPLQIWDKEAASGHVKRPQDEDIQSNVLEIIGSNIQSTYITCPADPAATLGIKLPFLVIIVKNLKKYFTFEIQVLDDKNVRRRFRASNFQAVTRVKPYICTMPLRMDEGWNQIQLNLADFTRRAYGTNYVETLRVQVHANCRLRRIYFSDRLYSEEELPPEFKLYLPMQKA; via the exons atgtttaagaaCACCTTCCAGTCTGGATTTCTGTCCATCTTATACAGCCTTGG GAGTAAACCTTTGCAGATATGGGATAAAGAAG CTGCCAGTGGCCATGTAAAGCGACCACAGGATGAAGACATACAATCTAATGTCCTTGAAATAATTGGATCAAATATCCAGTCAACTTACATTACTTGCCCGGCTGATCCAGCTGCAACACTTGGTATAAAACTACCATTCTTGGTTATTATTGTGAAGAATCTAAAGAAATACTTTACATTTGAGATTCAAGTCCTGGATGATAAGAATGTTAGGCGGCGTTTCCGAGCTTCTAATTTTCAA gCTGTAACTCGTGTGAAACCTTACATCTGCACCATGCCGCTGAGGATGGATGAGGGCTGGAATCAAATTCAGTTGAATCTTGCTGATTTTACCAGGAGAGCATATGGAACCAACTATGTTGAGACACTGCGTGTTCAGGTTCATGCAAACTGCCGTCTGAGGAGGATATATTTCTCAGACCGCCTGTACTCGGAAGAAGAACTCCCCCCAGAGTTTAAATTGTATCTTCCAATGCAG AAAGCATGA
- the LOC115986397 gene encoding protein LNK3 produces the protein MEWYLGSGFDDLVVPKDQELPDRLPSPDSWSKWGISASESFRSPYKCFDMDENSTQQELNFNGEKDQSCGSSMCEGLSEECFNWRTHSRDQPDCQLNDLAGFEQMNDIFLSSLLEDLPETENLDESFYFSPESEYGMMAIDNLDSQSISSDVENTIGSSKYLKRHAFSPPMGWDNGDFTDVQFIPCNTEQLDCPRVKESYGKDMVSSEQNEMDGTLGQDTSLEESVLHELELVMEQLPEKTRICFRDALYRLAKNSKHHMETLSDDGYLVMENSPPLTTQDVTMRSESKKAAELETNTIDRAIANLMFNKTDTSAGEVREFSSAASVSSNEGVSGDTQPPVNSKQEVMRATGPQNYNSNQSNIHHFPDQQILAGDAEVPTLFQIDPRETNHKKSAEKINENYRNPAEKRKSFVLDFGSVI, from the exons ATGGAGTGGTATCTTGGGAGTGGATTTGATGATCTTGTTGTTCCCAAAGATCAAGAATTACCGGATAGGCTTCCATCACCAGACAGCTGGTCAAAATGGGGGATAAGTGCATCTGAAAGTTTCAGGTCACCTTACAAATGCTTTGACATGGATGAAAATTCTACCCAACAAGAACTTAACTTCAATGGTGAAAAAGATCAGTCCTGTGGTTCAAGCATGTGTGAAGGATTGTCAGAGGAGTGTTTTAATTGGAGAACACATTCGCGTGACCAGCCCGACTGCCAGCTCAATGACTTAGCGGGATTCGAACAGATGAATGACATTTTCTT GAGTTCCTTACTTGAAGATCTGCCAGAGACAGAAAATCTAGATGAATCATTTTACTTTTCTCCTGAATCTGAATATGGCATGATGGCCATTGACAATCTAGATTCACAAAGTATCTCAAGTGATGTAGAAAATACCATAGGAAGCTCAAAGTATCTCAAAAGACATGCCTTTTCTCCACCAATGGGGTGGGATAATGGAGATTTTACCGATGTGCAGTTTATTCCGTGCAACACAGAACAACTAGATTGCCCAAGAGTAAAG GAATCGTATGGAAAGGACATGGTCTCTTCTGAGCAAAATGAAATGGATGGGACTTTGGGTCAGGATACATCACTTGAAGAATCTGTATTGCATGAGCTTGAACTGGTTATGGAACAG TTGCCAGAGAAGACCCGGATTTGCTTTCGGGATGCCTTGTACCGCCTTGCAAAGAACTCAAAACACCACATGGAAACACTTAGTGACGATGGATACCTTGTGATGGAAAATTCCCCTCCATTGACAACTCAAGATGTAACAATGAG GTCTGAAAGTAAGAAAGCAGCGGAGTTAGAGACCAATACCATTGATCGAGCCATTGCAAATCTCATGTTCAATAAAACAGACACTAGTGCAGGAGAAGTAAGAGAATTTTCCAGCGCAGCATCAGTTAGCTCGAACGAAGGAGTATCTGGAGACACCCAACCACCAGTAAACTCCAAGCAAGAAGTCATGAGAGCAACTGGGCCACAAAACTACAACTCAAATCAATCCAATATCCATCATTTTCCAGACCAACAAATTTTAGCAGGTGATGCAGAAGTCCCGACCCTTTTTCAAATAGATCCACGGGAAACAAATCATAAAAAGAGTgcggaaaaaataaatgagaactACAGAAATCCTGCAGAGAAGAGGAAGTCTTTTGTATTGGACTTTGGTTCTGTGATATGA
- the LOC115984833 gene encoding protein MIZU-KUSSEI 1, producing MAVSKPQPPSLPPPPPPPAAVEGKPHPTNTRPPISLQPSHNKKNHPSKSNRLFRRFRTVFRSFPIINIPSCKMPVSLHGGRSNDGHIHGGTRMTGTLFGFRKARVNLAIQENSRCLPVLLLELAIPTGKLLQDMGMGLVRVALECEKHPNEKTKIIDEPIWSLYCNGRKSGYAVKREATDDDLNVMQMLHAVSMGAGVLPSEVTSDQQESGDLMYMRTHFERVVGSKDSETYYMLNPDGNNGPELSIFFVRI from the coding sequence ATGGCGGTGTCAAAGCCTCAACCGCCgtcactaccaccaccaccgccgccACCAGCAGCCGTGGAGGGTAAGCCCCACCCTACGAATACCCGGCCACCTATCTCCCTCCAACCATCACATAATAAAAAGAACCACCCTTCAAAATCTAATCGGCTTTTCAGGCGCTTTCGAACAGTTTTCCGGTCATTTCCAATAATAAACATCCCGTCGTGCAAAATGCCCGTCTCCCTACACGGTGGCCGGTCCAATGACGGGCACATTCATGGAGGGACACGCATGACAGGGACCCTTTTCGGGTTTCGTAAAGCTAGGGTGAACCTTGCCATCCAAGAAAACTCTAGGTGTTTGCCTGTTCTTCTTCTTGAGCTTGCAATTCCCACAGGGAAGCTTTTACAGGACATGGGGATGGGGCTTGTAAGGGTTGCACTTGAATGTGAGAAGCACCCGAATGAGAAGACCAAGATTATCGATGAGCCCATATGGAGCTTGTATTGCAATGGGAGAAAATCAGGGTATGCTGTGAAGAGAGAGGCAACGGATGATGATTTGAATGTGATGCAAATGCTGCATGCAGTGTCAATGGGAGCTGGGGTTCTTCCAAGTGAAGTAACATCGGATCAACAAGAGAGTGGTGATTTGATGTACATGAGAACGCATTTTGAACGAGTTGTTGGATCGAAAGACTCTGAGACATACTATATGCTGAATCCTGATGGCAACAATGGCCCTGAATTGAGTATCTTTTTTGTTAGAATATAA
- the LOC115987457 gene encoding pentatricopeptide repeat-containing protein At1g80270, mitochondrial-like, which produces MCPLRRAFHSLKKQRYCLEASRAFCAKLETSSNVRGDRASICYPAHLLLTRFLSVKLFHDTPILEGIFVGSHSLYSEADARSSGDNLDVEGGVLEAETHAAVDVIEDSNADEEYGEKLASEPGFLHDDLSDAEKGVVGEDSHKKKASLELCKAIMDAASHSVAGVLGKWFEEGNDLNRLSTSRIIVILRKCKMYGKALQFSEWLETNKQPDLYEQDYAFRLDLIAKVHGIENAEKYIEKIPNHFRGELVYLALLTCCVLVTNMRKAETVFKKMRELEFPITVDACNQMIILYKRLDKRRITDILLLMEEENLKPSLFTYRLLLDAKGESHDLVGMELLFENMKAEGVLPDIYVLTVLAKHYISGGLEDKAKTVLKEIEERKLKESTEVRRALLPLYASLGNSDEVARIWKECELDLTLNESIAAIEAWGKLGKVEEAEAVFEMMLQRWKKLSSRPYNALLKVYLNHKLLTKGEEFVKRMGDSGCWIGPLAWDALVRIYLGAGDVEKADSILHKAAQQHRVRPLFNTYMAVMEEYSNLGDIHNTEKLFYRMKHCRHSGQLKPFEILIRAYINAKSPVYGFRERMKAENMFPNKAFAQLLAQVDAFREG; this is translated from the exons ATGTGTCCACTCCGCAGAGCCTTTCACTCTCTCAA gAAGCAACGGTATTGCCTCGAGGCTTCAAGGGCTTTTTGTGCTAAACTGGAAACATCAAGTAATGTAAGAGGAGACAGAGCTAGCATATGCTACCCTGCTCACTTATTATTGACTAGATTCCTTTCGGTGAAGTTGTTTCATGACACACCTATTCTTGAAGGAATCTTTGTGGGTAGCCATAGTCTTTATTCAGAGGCAGATGCAAGAAGTAGTGGTGATAACCTTGATGTGGAAGGTGGGGTTTTAGAAGCTGAAACACATGCTGCAGTTGATGTAATTGAGGATAGTAATGCGGATGAAGAATATGGGGAAAAATTAGCTTCAGAACCAGGGTTTTTGCATGATGATTTGTCTGATGCTGAGAAAGGTGTGGTTGGTGAGGACTCACACAAGAAAAAGGCTTCTTTAGAGTTGTGTAAAGCTATAATGGATGCTGCAAGCCACTCTGTTGCTGGTGTTCTTGGTAAGTGGTTTGAGGAAGGGAATGATTTGAACAGACTCAGTACTTCTAGGATCATAGTTATACTTCGGAAGTGTAAGATGTATGGCAAGGCATTGCAG TTCTCAGAGTGGTTGGAGACTAATAAACAACCTGACCTTTACGAACAAGATTATGCTTTTCGCcttgatttgattgctaaagTACATGGTATCGAAAATGCGGAGAAGTACATTGAGAAAATTCCCAACCACTTCAGAGGCGAATTAGTATACCTAGCCCTCCTAACTTGCTGTGTCCTTGTCACTAACATGAGGAAAGCAGAGACAGTGTTCAAGAAAATGAGGGAGCTAGAATTTCCAATCACTGTTGATGCTTGCAATCAAATGATCATCCTCTACAAGAGGCTTGACAAGAGAAGGATAACCGATATCTTGTTGTTAATGGAGGAAGAAAATCTCAAGCCATCTCTCTTTACTTACAGGCTCTTACTAGACGCCAAAGGGGAGTCCCATGACCTTGTAGGGATGGAGCTGTTGTTTGAGAATATGAAGGCTGAAGGAGTGCTACCTGACATATATGTTTTAACTGTCTTGGCTAAACATTATATATCTGGGGGTTTAGAAGATAAAGCTAAGACTGTCTTGAaggaaattgaagaaagaaagctAAAGGAAAGTACTGAGGTGCGCAGAGCATTGCTTCCTCTCTATGCTTCTCTTGGAAACTCCGATGAGGTGGCTAGAATTTGGAAGGAATGTGAATTGGATCTCACGCTGAACGAGAGCATTGCTGCTATAGAAGCATGGGGCAAATTGGGCAAAGTTGAGGAGGCAGAAGCAGTCTTTGAAATGATGCTTCAGAGGTGGAAGAAACTCTCTTCAAGGCCTTACAATGCGCTCTTGAAAGTTTATCTGAACCATAAGCTTTTGACTAAGGGGGAGGAGTTTGTGAAGCGGATGGGAGATAGTGGGTGCTGGATTGGCCCTTTGGCTTGGGATGCACTGGTGAGAATCTATTTGGGAGCTGGGGATGTGGAGAAAGCTGACTCCATTTTGCATAAGGCAGCTCAGCAGCACAGGGTGAGACCACTATTCAACACTTACATGGCTGTCATGGAAGAGTACTCAAATCTGGGTGATATACATAATACTGAGAAACTATTTTATAGAATGAAACACTGTAGACACTCTGGCCAGCTAAAGCCATTTGAGATTCTGATTCGAGCGTATATCAATGCTAAATCTCCTGTTTATGGGTTTCGAGAGAGGATGAAGGCAGAGAACATGTTCCCAAACAAAGCATTTGCACAACTGTTGGCACAAGTTGATGCATTCAGGGAAGGATAA